In Streptomyces sp. TLI_146, the genomic stretch CTACTTCCACCACCCCCGCTACCTGGGCCACCTCAACTGCCCGGTCGTCATCCCCGCCGTCCTCGGCGAAGCGGTCCTCTCGGCCGTCAACTCCTCGCTGGACACCTGGGACCAGAGCGCCGGCGGCACCCTCATCGAGCGCCGGCTGATCGACTGGACCGCCGGCCGCGTCGGCTACGGCCCCTCCGCCGACGGCGTGTTCACCAGCGGCGGCAGCCAGTCCAACCTCCAGGCGCTGCTGCTCGCCCGCGAGGAGGCCAAGACCGACGACCTGTCGAAGCTGCGGATCTTCTCCTCCGAGTGCAGCCACTTCAGCGTCCAGAAGTCCGCCCAGCTGCTCGGTCTCGGCCGTGGCGCCGTCGTGTCGATCCCCTGCGACCACGACAAGCGGATGCAGACCGTGGCGCTCGCCCGCGCCCTGGAGCGCTGCGCCGCCGAGGGCAACGTCCCGATGGCCGTCGTCGCCACCGCGGGCACCACCGACTTCGGCTCCCTCGACCCGCTGCCGGAGATCGCCGACCTCTGCGCCCAGTACGGCGCGTGGATGCACGTGGACGCCGCGTACGGCTGCGGACTGCTGGTCTCGCCGACCCGCCGTCACCTCCTGAACGGCATCGAGCACGCCGACTCGGTCACCGTGGACTACCACAAGTCCTTTTTCCAGCCGGTGAGTTCGAGCGCGATCCTGGTCAAGGACGGCAGCACGCTGCGGCACGCCACGTACCACGCGGACTACCTCAACCCGCGCCGGGCCGCCGAGGAGCGCATCCCCAACCAGGTCGACAAGTCCCTCCAGACCACCCGCCGCTTCGACGCCCTGAAGCTGTGGATGACGCTGCGCACCATGGGCGCCGACGGCATCGGCTCGCTCTTCGACGAGGTGTGCGACCTGGCCGTGGAGGGCTGGCGGCTGCTCGCCGCCGACCCGCGCTACGACGTCGTCGTCGAGCCCACCCTGTCGACCCTGGTCTTCCGCTACATCCCGGACGCGGTCACCTCGCCCGCCGAGATCGACCGCGCCAACCTCTACGCCCGCAAGGCGCTGTTCGCGTCCGGCGAGGCCGTCGTCGCCGGCACCAAGACCGGCGGCCGCCAGTACCTGAAGTTCACCTTGCTCAACCCCGAGACGACGGTCTCCGACATCGCCGCCGTCCTCGATCTGATCGCCGGCCACGCCGAGCAGTACCTGGGAGAGAACCTTGTCCACGCAGCCTCGTGAGCCGTACGACTTCATCGGGATCGGCCTCGGGCCCTTCAACCTGGGCCTCGCCTGTCTGACCGAGCCGGTCGACGAGCTCCGCGGCCTCTTCCTGGAGACCAAGCCGGACTTCGAGTGGCACTCGGGCATGTTCCTGGAGGGCGCCCACCTCCAGACCCCGTTCATGTCGGACCTGGTCACCCTCGCCGACCCGACCTCGCCGTACTCCTTCCTCAACTACCTGAAGGAGTCGGGCCGCCTCTACTCGTTCTACATACGCGAGAACTTCTACCCGCTGCGCACCGAGTACAACGACTACTGCCGCTGGGCGGCCGGCAAGCTCTCCTCGATCCGCTTCAACCAGACGGTGAAGACGGTGACGTACGAGGACGAGGTGTACGTCGTACGCACCGAGGACGGCTCCGAGTTCCGCGCCCGGCGGCTGGTGCTCGGCACCGGCACCCCGCCGTTCGTCCCCGAGCCGTGCCAGGGCCTGGGCGGTGACTACCTGCACAACTCCCGCTATCTGGACCACAAGGAGGCGCTCCAGAAGAAGGAGTCGATCACCCTGGTGGGCAGCGGGCAGTCCGCGGCGGAGATCTACTACGACCTGCTGAGCGAGATCGACGTCCACGGCTACCGGCTGAACTGGGTCACCCGCTCGCCGCGCTTCTTCCCGCTCGAATACACCAAGCTGACGCTGGAGATGACCTCGCCGGAGTACGTGGACTACTTCCACGCGCTGCCCGAGGCCACCCGCTACCGCCTGGAGACGCAGCAGAAGGGCCTGTTCAAGGGCATCGACTCGGAGCTCATCGACGCGATCTTCGACCTGCTCTACCAGAAGAGCCTCAAGGGCCCCGTCGGCACCCGGCTGCTCACCAACTCCTCACTGAACGCGGCGAGCTACGACACCACGACCGGTACGTACACGCTGGGTCTGCGCCAGGAGGAGCAGGAGAAGGACTACACCCTCGACACCGAGGGCCTGGTCCTGGCCACCGGCTACAAGTACGCCGAGCCGGAGTTCCTCGCCCCGGTGGCCGACCGCCTCAGGCGCGACGGCCGCGGCCGCTTCGACGTGGCCCGCAACTACGCCATCGACACCAACGGCCGCGAGATCTTCCTCCAGAACGCCGCCGTGCACACCCACTCGATCACCTCGCCCGACCTGGGCATGGGCGCCTACCGCAACGCGTACATCATCGGCGAGCTGCTCGGCCGCGAGTACTACCCGGTCGAGAAGTCCATCGCCTTCCAGGAGTTCGCCGTATGAGCACCACGCACACCCCCTCCGGCATAGGTACCTTCACCGTCCGGGACCTCGATCCGCTGAAGGACGCCGAGCTGCTGCACGGCTGGGTCACCCACCCCAAGGCCGCGTTCTGGATGATGCAGGACGCGAAGCTGGAGGACGTCGAGCGGGCGTACATGGAGATCGCCGCCGACGAGCACCACCACGCGCTGCTCGGGCTGCACGACGGCGAGCCCGCCTTCCTGATGGAGAAGTACGACCCGGCCCACCGCGAGCTGGTCGGTCTGTACGAGAGCGAGCCGGGCGACGTCGGCATGCACTTCCTGGTCGCGCCGACCGGCACACCGATCCACGGCTTCACCCGCGCGGTGATCACCGCCGTGGTGGGGCACCTGTTCGCGGACCCGGCGACCCGGCGGGTCGTCGTGGAGCCGGACGTGGGCAACAAGCCCGTCCACGCGCTCAACGCCGCCGTCGGCTTCGAGGTCGTCGGCGAGATCACCAAGCCGGAGAAGAGGGCGCTGCTGAGCGTCTGCACGCGGGCCGCGTTCGAGGAGGCCACCCGATGACGACGACCCCCGACACCGGCGTCGCGCACCTCACCCCCGAGCTGTGGACGCGCGCCAACCGGCTGCTGATCCGCAAGGCGCTCGCCGAGTTCTCCCACGAGCGGCTGCTGAAGCCGCAGCCGCTGGGCGACGACCGGTACAGCGTGCGCAGCGACGACGGCACGGTGGAGTACCGCTTCACCGCCGCGCTGTACGCGCTGGACCACTGGCAGGTGGACCCGGAGTCGGTCACGCGGCACGGGTCCACCGGCCGGCTCCCCCTCGACGCCCTCGACTTCTTCATCGAGCTGCGCGCGACGCTGGGCCTGAGCGACGAGATCCTGCCGGTGTACCTGGAGGAGATCTCCTCCACGCTCTCCGGTACGGCGTACAAGCTCACCAAGGAGCAGACCCCGGCGGCCGAGCTCGCCCGTGCGGGCTTCCAGGCGATCGAGACGGGCATGACCGAGGGCCACCCGTGCTTCGTGGCCAACAACGGGCGGCTCGGGTTCGGTGTGCACGAGTACGCGGCGTACGCGCCGGAGGCCGCCGCGCCCGTCCGGCTGATCTGGCTGGCGGCGCGGCGCGACCGGGCGACCTTCACCTCGGGCGCGGGGCTCGACTACGAGACGCTGATCGAGGCGGAGCTGGGCGCGGCGACGCTGGAACGTTTCGCCGCGACGATGGCGGCGCGGGGGCTGGACCTCGCGGACTACCAGCTGCTGCCGGTCCACCCCTGGCAGTGGTGGAACAAGCTGTCGGTGACGTTCGCGGCGGAGGTGGCCCAGGACAGGCTGGTGCCGCTGGGAGCGGGCGACGACACGTACCTGGCCCAGCAGTCGATCCGAACTTTCTTCAACACGACAGACCCGACGAAGCACTACGTCAAGACGGCCCTTTCGGTCCTGAACATGGGCTTCATGCGCGGCCTGTCGGCGGCGTACATGGAGGCGACCCCGGCGATCAACGACTGGCTGGCGGGAGTGGTGGAGCGCGACTCCGTGCTTCAGGCGGCCCGCTTCTCGATCATCCGCGAGCGGGCGGCGATCGGCTACCACCACCGCCAGTACGAGCGCGCCACCGACCGCTACTCGCCGTACCGCAAGATGCTGGCGGCGCTGTGGCGGGAGAGCCCGGTCCCGTCGCTGGCGCCGGGCGAGCGCCTGGCGACGATGGCGTCGCTGCTGCACGTCGACGGGGCCGGGGCGTCGTTCGCGGGCGCGCTGATCGCGGAGTCGGGGGTGGGCGCGACGGAGTGGCTGCGCCGCTACCTGGACGCGTATCTGCTCCCCGTCCTGCACTCGTTCTACGCGTACGACCTGGCCTACATGCCGCACGGCGAGAACGTGATCCTGGTCCTGGCGGAGGACGGGACGGTGTCGCGGGCGATCTTCAAGGACATCGCCGAGGAGATCGTGGTCATGGACCCGGACGCGGTGCTGCCGCCGGCGGTCGAGCGGATCCGCGCGGACGTGCCGGACGACATGAAGCTGCTGTCCGTCTTCACGGACGTCTTCGACTGCTTCTTCCGCTTCCTGAACGCGACGCTCGTGAGCGAGGGCGTGATCGGGGAGGACGAGTTCTGGGCGGCGGTGGCGGAGTGCGTCACGTCGTACCAGGCGTCGGTACCGGAGCTGTCGGACAAGTTCAAGCAGTACGACATGTTCGCGCCGGAGTTCGCGCTGTCGTGCCTGAACCGTCTGCAACTGCGCAACAACAAGCAGATGGTGGACCTGGCGGACCCGGCGGGGGCACTGCAACTGGTGGGCACCTTGCCGAATCCGATCGCGGGTTGATTTCCCCCACCCCGCCCCTTCCCTGAACCCTCCGGGGGTGGGAGGGGGCGGAGGTGTTTTCCCGGGGGCTGCGGCCCCGGACCCCGTTTGCGGGGCCTGCGGCCCCTGCACCCCGCTTCTTTCATCTGCGGGCCGTCTGTGGCTGGTCGCGCAGTTCCCCGCGCCCCTAGGGGGTACGGCCGTCGGCGATGGCGAAGCCGAGCCTTTTAGGGGCGCGGGGAACTGCGCGACCAGTTGGGGACGGCCCGCAGACAAACCCCGGGCCTACTCCCATCGCACCACCGGCGACCGGTAGAAGTTCACCCCCAGCGCCTCCAGCCGCGGCCCCTGCGCCCCCAGCCGGGCCCGGTACGACGGCCAGTCGTGGGTCCGCGCCGGGGACCAGCCGAGCTCCGCGATCCCGGGGAGGCGCGGGAACGCCATGTACTCGACGTCCGCGCTCGCAGTCAGCGTCTCCGACCACAGCGGCGCCTCGACCCCGAGCACCGCCCCGGCCGGAAGCCCGGCGACAAAGGTGTCCGGGTCCCACCCGTACGACTTGTCCACCTCCACGAACCCCGCCCAGTCCAGACCGAGTTCCGTGTGCGCGTCGTACTTCATATCCAGGTACGCCCGATTCGCCGGCGACATCACCAGCTTCGTGCCCGCCTTCGCCGCCGCGACGACCTCTGCCTCGTCGCCGTCCGTGCCCCAGTACTGGGCCACCGCCCCGGCGACCGGCCGTGCCCCGGCCAGCTGGTGCCAGCCGAGGACCGTCTTGCCGTACTTGCCGACGATCGCCTGCGCCCGGTCCATGAAGGCCACGTAGTCCGCGTGCGCCGTCGAGTGCGCCTCGTCGCCGCCGATGTGGATATATCGACCCGGAGTCATCGCCGCCAGCTCCCGCACCACGTCGTCGAGGAACGCGTACGTCACCGGCTTCGGCACGCACAGTGAGCTGAAACCGACGTCCGTGCCGGTATAGAGGGAAGGCGCGACACCGTCGCAGTTCAGGTCGGCGTAGGAGGCGAGCGCCGCGTTGGTGTGGCCGGGAGTGTCGATCTCGGGGATCACTTCCAGATAGCGGCTCGCCGCGTACCGGACGATCTCCGCGTACTCCGCCTTCGTATAGAAGCCGCCCCTGCCACCGCCCACCTGCGTCTGCCCGCCGTACGCCGCGAGCCTCGGCCAGGAGTCGATCGCGATCCGCCAGCCCTGGTCGTCGCTGAGGTGCAGATGCAGCTTGTTGACCTTGTACAGCGCCAGCTGGTCGATGTACCGCTCCACCTGCCCGGGCGTGAAGAAGTGGCGCGAGACGTCGAGCATCGCGCCCCGGTAGGCGTACCGCGGGCTGTCCTCGATCGTCCCGCCCGCCACCTGCCACGGGCCCGGCTGCCGCGTCCTCCTCTCCACCGACGCGGGCAGCAGCTGCCGCAGCGTCTGGACGCCGTGGAAGAGCCCGGCCGCCCGGTGCGCCGTGAGGGTGACCGCGCCCCGGCCGCTCTCCAGCCGGTACCCCTCCTCCCCCAGCCGCGCGTCGCCGGTGAGCCGCAGCCGGATGCCGCCGGGGCCGTCCGCCCGCACCGGCAGCGCGTACCCGGTCGAGGGGCGCAGCACGTCCGCCAGATATCCGGCGATCCGGCGGCCCTCGGCGCCCGCGCCGGCGGCGACGCGGATCGGGGTGGTGGAGGTGATCGTGTACGCGGTGCCGCCCGGCGCGACGGACGCGGGCGCGGGGACGATCTGGCCGAGGGGTCGGGGGGCGCGGGCCGTGGTCGTGGAGCCCGTCGCGGCTCCGGCCGAGGTGCCCGCCGCCGCCACCAGCAGCAGGGCGCCGAGCAACAGGGACACAGTTCTGCGCTGACTCACTAGCGGTTCCCTTCAACGGGGTACGCCGAGCAACCGAACGGAACCCATCACAACCGCCCGCCCCACCGGCGGTCAAGGTGTAGACCAGTGCGGACCGGTCGCCCAACTGCCCGGCCCCGCAAGGCCGGATGGAAGAATCACCTCATGGCGGAAATCATCCAGAAGGACGGGACCTGGAGCTTCGACGGGGACGGCGTGCGCATCGTGCCCGGCAGCGACAAGGGCGTCAGCCTGCTGCGCCGCACGCTCGGCGAGGTCACGGTGCCGCTCGTGGCGCTGGCCGGGGTGGCGTACGAGCCGGGGCGCAAGACCGGGCGGCTTCGGCTGAGGCTGCGCGACGGGGCAGACCCGCTGCTCCAGGTGACCGGAGGCAAGCTGGACGACGCCTCCGACCCGTACACCCTGACCGTGGAGACGAAGGCGGCCGCGATAGCCGAGTACTTCGTGGACGAGGTCCGCAACGCCCTGCTGCTCGACTCGGTGCCCACGGGGCCGGTCGACCGCTATCTCCTGCCGGGGCCCTCGCTGCCGATGACCGTGAGCGCGGGCGACGCCACGGCCGGGTTCGACGGGCGGGTGGTCCGCCTGGAGTGGACCTGGCACACCGACGAGGTGAAGACGGGCGCCGGTCCGGCCACCCTCGCCGTGGAGGATCTGCACGCGGTGGAGTGGCTGCCCGCGCGGGGGCTGGTGGACGGGCATCTGCGCTTCGTGAGCTCGCCGAACGCGCCCCGGGTGCCCGCCGGGCGCGATCCGCACGCCGTGGAGCTCAACGGATTCAAGAAGGACCCGCTGATGGCGCTGCTCGCCGCGGCCGTGGTGGTGCGGATGCCGCACCCGCACGCGCCGGAGCCCGGACCCGCGCCGGAGCCCAAGGCGCTCGGCCCCGCGCCCGCCGCCGCCGACGACCCGGACGCCCTGCTGCGGCGGCTGCGCGAGCTCGGGGAACTGCACCAGTCCGGCATCCTCACGGAGGAGGAGTTCACCTTCGCCAAGCAGGCCGTGCTGAAGCGGCTGTGAGCGCCCCCTGAAGGAGCCTGGTCTGTACCAGGATGCGTATGATCATGAGAATCCTGCCCGATATCGGGCAGGATTCTTGCGTGAGGGCGGGATTCCCCGCAATATCGACGGGTGCTCGAACGCCGCAGCCCGTCGTCCCACGACGACCTCATCGACCATCTGGTGCGCAGCACCGCGCTCCAGCGCGGCGAAGCGGCCCGGGTGGTACTTGAGGTGCTGGCGTACTTCGACGAGACGTACGAGGAATTCGTCCGCCGCCGCCACCGTGAGCTGCAGTCCGGTGGTCTGGTGAACGCGGAGATCTTCGAGCGGATCGCGGCCGAGCTGCCGCACCGCGCCGTGGCGCCACCGGAGCTCTCGCTCCGGCAGCTGCGCCGCATCGTCTACGGCTGATACGGCTGAGCACACGCCGGAACTTGTTGGACTTGTACGTCGATGGAGGGGTCAAGACTCTATGTGCGGAATCGTCGGTTATATCGGTAAGCGTGATGTCGCTCCCCTGCTGCTCGAAGGTCTGCAGCGGCTGGAGTACCGGGGTTACGACTCCGCGGGCGTGGTCATCAACAGCCCCAAGTCGGGCGCGCTGAAGATGGTCAAGGCCAAGGGCCGCGTCCGCGACCTGGAGGCCCGCGTCCCCAAGCGCTTCACCGGCACCACCGGCATCGCGCACACCCGCTGGGCCACCCACGGCGCCCCGAGCGACGTGAACTCTCACCCGCACCTGGACCCGGAGAACAAGGTCGCCGTCGTCCACAACGGCATCGTCGACAACGCCGCCGAGCTGCGCGTCAAGCTGGAGGCCGAGGGCGTCGTCTTCGCGTCCGAGACCGACACCGAGGTCATCACCCACCTGATCGCCCGCTCCCAGGCCGACTCCCTGGAGGAGAAGGTCCGCGAGGCGCTCAAGGTCATCGAGGGCACCTACGGCATCGCCGTGATGCACGCCGACTTCGCCGACCGCATCGTGGTCGCCCGCAACGGCTCCCCGGTCATCCTCGGCATCGGCGAGAAGGAGATGCTCGTCGCCTCCGACGTCGCCGCGCTGATCGCCCACACCCGCCAGGTCGTGACCCTCAACGACGGCGAGATGGCCACCCTGAAGGCCGACGACTTCCGTACGTACACGACCTCGGGCACGCTCACCAACGCCACCCCCGAGACCGTCGAGTGGGAGGCCGCCTCCTACGACATGGGCGGCCACGACACGTACATGCACAAGGAGATGTCGGAGCAGGCCGACGCCGTGGACCGCGTGCTGCGCGGCCGCATCGACGACCGGTTCTCCACCGTCCACCTCGGCGGCCTCAACCTGGACGCCCGCGAGGCCCGCGGGGTGCGCCGGATCAAGATCCTCGGCTGCGGCACCTCGTACCACGCCGGCATGATCGGCGCCGGTCTCATCGAGGAGCTCGCCCGCATCCCCGCGGACGCCGAGCCGGCCTCCGAGTTCCGCTACCGCAACCCGGTCGTGGACCCCGACACACTGTACATCGCGGTCTCCCAGTCCGGTGAGACCTACGACGTGCTCGCCGCCGTCCAGGAGCTCAAGCGCAAGGGCGCCCGCGTCCTGGGTGTCGTGAACGTCGTCGGCTCGGCGATCGCCCGCGAGGCGGACGGCGGCACCTATGTGCACGCCGGACCCGAGGTCTGCGTCGTCTCCACCAAGTGCTTCACCAACACCGTCGTCGCCTTCGCGCTGCTCGCGCTGCACCTGGGCCGCATCCGCGACCTGTCGGTGGCCGACGGCAAGCGGATCATCGAGGGCCTGCGCAAGCTGCCCGCGCAGATCTCCGAGATCCTGGCGATGGAGCCGGAGATCGAGAAGCTGGCCAAGGAGTACGCGGGCGCCCAGTCGATGATGTTCATCGGCCGCGTCCGGGGCTACCCGGTCGCCCTGGAGGCCTCCCTGAAGCTCAAGGAGATCTCCTACATCCACGCCGAGGCCTACCCGGCCTCCGAGCTCAAGCACGGCCCGCTGGCCCTCATCGAGCCCGCGCTGCCGACGGTCGCGATCGTCCCCGACGACGACCTGCTGGAGAAGAACCGCGCGGCCCTGGAGGAGATCAAGGCCCGCAGCGGCCGCATCCTCGCCGTGGCCCACCGCGAGCAGGAGAAGGCCGACCACACCATCGTCGTCCCGAAGAACGAGGACGAGCTGGACCCGATCCTGATGGGCATCCCGCTCCAGCTCTTCGCGTACCACACGGCGCTGGCCATGGGCCGCGACATCGACAAGCCGCGCAACCTGGCGAAGTCCGTCACGGTCGAGTAGTCCAGGACCGGTACGGCTGGTTCCGTACCGCCCCTACGGCAGAAGACGTAGACACAGAAGCGGCCCCGCACGCGCCACCAGGCGTGCGGGGCCGCTCCCTTGCCTGCCGGTGCCGCCCATTGCACCGGCCTGCGGCTGCCTAGCCGGCGGCCGTCACCCCCCGGCCGGCAGCGCGTCGCGGAACCGCCGTCGGCCAGTTGGCCAGGCCCGCCGTCGCCCCGTACCAGGACACCGCGCCCGCGACCGCCGCCACCCAGCCGCCGGCCTTCGCGAGGCCGTCGTTGGTGGCGAAGTCGGCGATCGCGAGGAGCACCAGGGAGACGAACAGCAGGGCGTACGAGCCCTGCCGGATGGGTCCGGCGCCGGCCGCGCCCACCGCCAGGCTCAGCGCGAGGAGCCCGAACAGGAGCAGGAAAAGTCCTGCCGCGTTGGTGGAGAACTTCGCGTCCGCACCGCTGGCCCAGGTGAACCAGAAGGCGCCCAGGCCCGCGAAGGCGGTGCCGGTGAAGGCGTCCTGGTCACGGAACGCGACGATGCCGAGGACGAAGAGGCCGATGCCGCCGACGTAGGTCGCGATCGACACGGCGTCCGCCACGGTGACGCCGTCGACGACCTTGGTGGTGCCGAGGCCGAAGGCGAGCAGGGTGAGTCCGAGTGCGAGGTGGCCGAGAGTGGAAGTGACGCTTCCCGCGGGGGCTTCGTGGTCCACGGCGGGCTCCCTTCATGTGCAGTTGTGCTGCAGGTCGTGCTGCTTCCCAGCGACCCTTATGTACCCTTCACAAGGGCACAATCCACCCCCTACCGGAGGGTAGATTCGCCCTGGAACAAAGGGAGTTGACAGCGTCTCAGCTGGGACAACAAACGGACACGGCCGGGTTACGGAACGACGCCGCGGGACAGTCGCGGGGCATCGGGGAAGATCGGGAAAACCGGGAACGGCGTCGGGAAACGACGTCGGGAATCGGCGTTACGGGATGACGACCACGGGGCGCTGGGCCCGCCGGGCGAGGCGGCCGGCGACCGAGCCGAAGATCCGGCCGACGATGCCGTGCGTGGAGCCGACGACGATCGCGTCCGCCGCGTACTCCCGCCCGACTTCTTCCAGTTCGTGACAGATGTCCCCGCCGCGCTCGACCAGGATCCAGGAGACCTCGGCGAGGTAGTCCGCACAGGCGAGCTCCAGGCCGAGCACTTCCGTCCGGTGGTCCGGCACGTCCACGAAGACCGGCGGCTCGCAGCCGGCCCACACGGTGGTGGGCAGCCGGTTGGCGACGTGCACGATGATCAGACCGGAACCGGAGCGTCTGGCCATGCCGATGGCGTACGCGAGGGCGCGCTCGCTCGACGTGGAGCCGTCGAAGCCGACCACCACTCCGTGCCGGAAGGCCGGGTCACAGGAGAGACGTGGTTCTTCTGCCGCCTGGAGGTCCGACGTCGGGTCGGCTACCTGCTTGCGGTCCGCGGGTTCGGGGAATTCTTGACCGGCCATGGGTGTCTCGGCGTTTGGATCCTCATGGGAGGGCGACAGTTGGCGGCGGAGCTGTGTCCGGGAATCATCTTCCCAAGCCCATACCCCCAAGGGTACGGCGACACTCCTCTCCTGCCCAGAGCCGCCGATGCTGCACGGCGTTCCCCGGAGCATGCACGAGCCCGCCCCGGATGGCAATGGCCGATGGCCGGTACAGAGGTCCTTTCTTCAACATTCTGTGCACGTTCGATCCACTTCGGTGACATCCCGAGGCGCTCCGGCTGTGCTCCGGCTGTGGCCCCGCTGTGCACGCGCAGTGACCGGAACGCGTACCCGCCCGTTAGACACGCGGCCGTTCCGACGCTGTTTCGACACCCCTCCGTGGAGCCCATGCCCGTGCCCGTCCCGCCGCTCGCCCAGGACGCCTCCCCGCCCACCCCGCCCGGCGGCTCCCGCCGGGGCGCGCACGCCCCCCGGGGGCCGGGCGCGCCCGCGCCCGGGGAAGGGCCGCGGGGCGCCGAGGGGCGTGCGGAGGGGGGCTCGCACGGCGTACGGGCGGCTTCCGCGGTTGCCGGGGACTGCGCGGGCGACGTGGTGCGCTGGGCGGCGTTCAGCTGCGTCCTGGTGCCGGTGGTGCTCGTCGTCTACGGTTCCTCGTTCGCCGGGGCCACCGGCACGGCCGTCGGGCTCGCGGCGATCACCGCTGTCTGCCGACTGCTGCTGCGCCAGTCCGAGCGCGCGGCGGCCCGACCGGGCCCCGGCCGGCACCGCGACGGTGGGGCGAACGGCGAAAGTTCGCCGTTGGACTGACGCGTTCGTACACACGGACCCGTATGTTTTCAGCCAACTTCCCCTCCCCCCTCCCCCCTGCCCGAAATGGCCTGCCAACCCCCTTGCCACCAGCGGAAAACGGGCAGGGGTGGCGGCTTTGGCCATACGGGTACGGGCCATGCACGCGACGCCCACTTCCCTACGGGCGCCCTGGATGAAACCCTTCGTGATCGAACGCTTCGCGCCAAGTTGCCAAGTCGACATAGCGCTGAGTACCGGACTTGTCACGCCGACGCCACAGAACGCAGTAGATTCGATCATGCGTATCGAAGGCTGGGGGACTCGTGCAAAACCAAGGGGAAAAGTGCAGGAGCGACAAGCCCGACAAGAACGGGGAGCCGCGAACACCGAGGGGGGCTTAGCAAAATGAGCCAGGACTCCGCTGCCGCATCACCGGAGGCCACAAGGAAGCTCGCCGGCCGTCGACGCCGGGAAGTCGTAGCCGTACTGCTGTTCAGTGGCGGCCCCATCTTCGAGAGCTCCATTCCGCTCTCCGTGTTCGGGATCGACAGGCAGGACGCGGGCGTGCCCCGCTACCGCCTGCTGGTCTGTGCCGGAGAGGAGGGCCCCCTGCGGACCACAGGCGGGCTCGAACTGACCGCGCCCTATGGGCTGGAGGCCATCAACCGGGCAGGCACCGTGGTGGTGCCCGCCTGGCGGTCCATCACCTCGCCGCCACCGGCGGCCGCGCTCGACGCACTGCGCCGGGCGCACGAAGAAGGGGCCCGCATCGTGGGCCTCTGCACCGGGGCGTTCGTCCTCGCGGCTGCCGGGCTGCTCGACGGCCGCCCGGCGACCACGCACTGGATGTACGCGCCGACGCTCGCCAAGCGCTATCCGTCGGTCCATGTGGACCCGCGGGAGC encodes the following:
- a CDS encoding GPR1/FUN34/YaaH family transporter; this translates as MDHEAPAGSVTSTLGHLALGLTLLAFGLGTTKVVDGVTVADAVSIATYVGGIGLFVLGIVAFRDQDAFTGTAFAGLGAFWFTWASGADAKFSTNAAGLFLLLFGLLALSLAVGAAGAGPIRQGSYALLFVSLVLLAIADFATNDGLAKAGGWVAAVAGAVSWYGATAGLANWPTAVPRRAAGRGVTAAG
- the glmS gene encoding glutamine--fructose-6-phosphate transaminase (isomerizing) yields the protein MCGIVGYIGKRDVAPLLLEGLQRLEYRGYDSAGVVINSPKSGALKMVKAKGRVRDLEARVPKRFTGTTGIAHTRWATHGAPSDVNSHPHLDPENKVAVVHNGIVDNAAELRVKLEAEGVVFASETDTEVITHLIARSQADSLEEKVREALKVIEGTYGIAVMHADFADRIVVARNGSPVILGIGEKEMLVASDVAALIAHTRQVVTLNDGEMATLKADDFRTYTTSGTLTNATPETVEWEAASYDMGGHDTYMHKEMSEQADAVDRVLRGRIDDRFSTVHLGGLNLDAREARGVRRIKILGCGTSYHAGMIGAGLIEELARIPADAEPASEFRYRNPVVDPDTLYIAVSQSGETYDVLAAVQELKRKGARVLGVVNVVGSAIAREADGGTYVHAGPEVCVVSTKCFTNTVVAFALLALHLGRIRDLSVADGKRIIEGLRKLPAQISEILAMEPEIEKLAKEYAGAQSMMFIGRVRGYPVALEASLKLKEISYIHAEAYPASELKHGPLALIEPALPTVAIVPDDDLLEKNRAALEEIKARSGRILAVAHREQEKADHTIVVPKNEDELDPILMGIPLQLFAYHTALAMGRDIDKPRNLAKSVTVE
- a CDS encoding universal stress protein, whose translation is MAGQEFPEPADRKQVADPTSDLQAAEEPRLSCDPAFRHGVVVGFDGSTSSERALAYAIGMARRSGSGLIIVHVANRLPTTVWAGCEPPVFVDVPDHRTEVLGLELACADYLAEVSWILVERGGDICHELEEVGREYAADAIVVGSTHGIVGRIFGSVAGRLARRAQRPVVVIP